Below is a window of Quercus robur chromosome 6, dhQueRobu3.1, whole genome shotgun sequence DNA.
AAAGAGGGTCATGCAATCTTGAATATTTGCCTTAGCAAAGAGGAAAATGTTATTCGCAAATAGGATATGATTGAACCCAATGGGGCGACAACCAACTCGTATAGGGGATAGTTGTTTGATATGGATTGCCTGGTCTAAAGACAATGACAAGTGATTTAGGCAAAGAATAAAAAGTTACGAAGATAATGGATCTCCCTGCCTAATACCACGGGATGGACAGAAAGGTGTGCTCGCCACTCCATTCCATAGAATAGAAATTGATGAGGATGAGATACATGCCATGATTAAATCTATAATTGGAGTGGGGAAATGATAGAACATCAATGTATATTTGACAAAAGGCCATTCCAATTTATCGTATGCTTTTTTCAGGTCAATTTTGGCAGCCAAGAGATTAGTTTTCCCTTACTAGTGGTGGATAAAATGTAGAAGTTCTTGCGCAAGGATGTAATTATTTTAAAGCTATAATGTTCCTTCTAGAGTTTCAATGCTAGGGCATTGGCATTGGAAAACTCATTTATGCTATTTGCCCCCCTTGTGTTTGAGGGAATTTTGGATATATATTAGAACCCTTGGAGTCCATAGGTGTTGTAAGCCTAGGATAAATTACCTAGTCTTACTGAGACTAGAATATGATTAGGCTAAATTTCTtataaatacttaaaaaaaaaaaaaaaaaaaaaaaaagactatgaATTTCATTAAGTAAAAGATGATGTCATATCGAAATagtttaattaaaagataagaTGAGCCACTCTTATATAAATACTTTTTGATGTATAACTTTGCCTTTCTATATTATTAGcacattattttataattttatccctcccccctcccccctccccccccccaaaaaaaaaaaaaaaagtattataagTTGTAGGTGGCCTGCTAGAAGAAGCTTgacttataaatatttaactAATACTGGCCATGGTTAAACTCAAGACTCAAGCCCCCCTTTTTCTTAGGTGATGCTGTCCCCTTATCTTCAGGTCAGTTTTGCGTAGGGTTTCCGTTAAATATGTGATGTAATATAATGGCACCACTAAGTTTACCAAcatctcttctaaaaaaatatcttaaaaattCCCCAACATTAATACATGttattattgttaaatttgtttttccATTAATGGGTATCTTAAGAACACATGTTCAACTATTGGGCAAATACATTTTAAACCTTCTATTTTAGAATTGGTTTCAAATTACACCTTATAGTTTCAAAAggtaattataatattaaaattgatataaaGTAGGCTTTATAATTTAACCAGTTTCAAATTTggtcttaaaattttaaaatcatataacTTATTGGAGTTTGATTTGGGGTTATGATTTTCAGATTTGATAGATGGTTTACATTGATACGACTTTAAAAATTCAGAgttcaatttaaaattagatggaactatatgatttaatttgtaACAACCTTAAGTTTTAAGGTTTGACTTAAAATCgcctttcttttttcctgatGATTCGATAATTAGGAAAAggatttgattcttttttttttttttttgagaagggatTTGATTCATTTGAACCATATACACTTATTTGTAACAATCTTAAGGTGTCAATTGAACTATATTACttttgattattaaaaattgaaatctaaaatttaatttgtccTAAAACACACTTATtggtataaattataaaatagtaGTAATAATAAACCTATGTAAGGTCTCACACTTGATGCTGAGATCCCATCGCCTGACAAGTGACAACTAATAATTCAGTCTGAACCTAAACCATAGTGTCCCTAGTTTATGAGTAAGTGGCCATTATCCTACTTAACCGTTTTCtacgaaaaataaaaaatgtcattatcTTTCAAAAAGGTTTATATACGTCTTGAACACATGAAAATGGAATCCGATCAATAATTTTGTCTGAACCTAAGCACTAGGATCTCCATTTCTCTTAAGTGTAGTGCCCCTTTGCCATTCTAGAGGCCATAACTCATAAACTCGCTAGAAGATTGCATTTCTTTCTCtgctaattttaatttttacctaacaaagttacaaagagtccttagagcatctccaatagtgtagataaatgcataaaaatctCTATAATAGAAAATGATACCATAAAAATAGTCTCCAAAGGACTCCCTATACTcggaattttttttggctcatgaacatTCATCAAGTCTGATAGACTACTGTTCAttctttaaatgtttttttttatattataataatcaattattgaataaaaaaaatgttggaagatgtgtagttgttaaaaaaagaataaataatgaatgaagaaataatatttaaatgagatagagaatttgttgaaaagtgtatttgaaaaagtggataattaaaagataaaaatcactattcattctccaaacagtacaaaaatttaccTAATCTGATAGAAATGCTCTTACCCAACTGCCTTTGCATGCTTTTACAACCCTCTCCAAAGCAAGAAAGCCTGAAAATCCTACCAACCAATGTAGGTGGACAAAAATTTCAtcgtttgtaattttttatgttatgtttTCATCTTTTAGTAAATGTTGGAATTTGAATGATAAttattgtaaattaaaaaaattcattgatccAATTGCTACTCTTTAGCTtcccagaaaaaagaaaaaagaatcataaacaagaataaataagtacatAAGTTGCTAcgcaaatattaaaaaaaatattgctaagcaaaaatgaatgataattattaaaaaagaaaaaagaaaagaagaggcaATTCATTAATCCAATTGCTTACTCATTAGCTtccaagaaaaaagaataaataagtacatAAGTTGCTAAGCAaattgtaccaaaaaaaaaaaaaggttgctaagcaaatattatataaaaaaaaaaaagttgctaagcaaatattataaaaaaaaaaaaaaaaaaaaaatgttgctaaGCAAATGTTATTTggtaattaagaaaaaaagtatTCTTAAATTTCGTCCACAATAACCGAGAGCTTACAGTTAAACAAAGGATCTTGATTTTTGCACCAAAAAGAAGATCCTCTCaagtttcttcattttttttttttttttttttttttttttgctgaatagatcctctcaagtctcaaccctGCTTTGCCGACTCCCTCACACGTTTTCAGACCTGAAAGTCaaaaaataccttttttttgctttgttgaCTACAGTCTAAAATCTAAATGCCGTTGGGCCCGTCCAATAAAGGTTGATCTTATTTTAGGGCcacaattttagtttttagtttttactctattttgtttttaggtTGAGTGCGTGAAATTTCAGTTCTTAACAAGAATTGTAGTAAATGGTCTTATAGGCAAATATTTTTAAGATTATGTCCATCAACTAGTAACTACTAAAAGTAGTAACTACTAACAACCACTAGCAGTCCCAATTCTGGTTTACAAAAATAGCGGATACttaaaaaacatgttatttatcaattttctaattaaaaaaaaaatattacgtttacaatattttcacaacaaattatagtgttaagttgttattagttctaatttaaatttatagctaaattaatttttccctACCCATAACAACCAATTAAAACTTaccatttaagatttattgtaaaaatactgtgaacatagcatttttctataaaaataaataaataaataaccgatcaattttctaattaaaaaaaaaaaatgttacaatcACTGCCCTATATATTGAAAGATGGGAACTCACCAAGGTCAAAAGGAACTTTTTCTAAACTTGCTTTTTGGATTCAAACCATAgtttttccaaatgaaaaataCTAATGCCATTGAGTCGTAAATTCTTGACAATGATGATGCCATTGATGAGCCTGAATTCAAAAATTTAAGATTCAATTATATCATCAAACTTGACTGCCCATAACACCTTCCTACTAACTTCCATCATTAACGCGTATAGTATACATTAAAAGACCCCTAAAGCATAGGAAGTGCCTTCCTTGCCACGGGTGTTCCCATTTTCCATGCTTTTCTGTTTTCacggtttgtgcccaacccgagATCGACCTGATAGAATCGAGTTGAGGAAATCCTGACCCGTTACCGACCGACAAGGGAGTCGGATCTGCGCGATCGGTTTTGCGCCGGAAACACGGTAAGTTCGGTTGGAACCATCCACAGTAAAAATCGGACCAAAATAGTTGATTTCaggcgaaaaaattccaaatccgGCAGAGATCTTACCGGATCTAGTGAGATCCCGCTAGATCCGGTGAGATTTCActagatttggatgaaaaatcaCTAGATCTACTTGATAAGTCGCcgaaatatgaaaatttgttacTAGAATCTGAAAATTTGAAGTCGGAATCTGGAAATTTGAGGCCGAAATCTGGAAATCTCATCGGAATCTGGAAAATTTCGTCGGATTCTGGAAAATTTCACCGGAATCTggaaattttttgctaaaatttctTAGTACATCGATCAAATCGGGTTTTTTTCGAGTTTTGGGGAGGGAAACCGAGACCGACTTGCCGGAGTTGGTTTTTGGAACAAATTACCCGCCGCCGACCGGTGAATTGATCGGGTCGGTCGGTTTTTGGGTCGAGTCCGGTCGGAACCTTTGGGTGGGTCGGGTTGTCGGATTGGATGGACAGCCCTATCCATAGGTGTTGTAAGCCTATGATAAATTACCTAGTCTTACTGAGACTAGAATATGATTAAGCTAAATTTCTtataaatacttaaaaaaaaaaaaaaaaaaaaaaaaaaaaaaaaaaaaagactatgaATTTCATTAAGTAAAAGATGATATCATATCAAAACAAAGAGTTTGTTCTAAGAAATAAGGATTCTCTTCAACCCaagtaaaaaaatcaagaatgcCTACAACAtgtttaattaaaagataagaTGAGCCAGTCTTATATAAATACTTTTTGATGTATAACTTTGCCTTTCTATATTATAAGcacattattttataattttagcgccccccccccccctacacacacacacacacgtagGGTTTCCGTTAAATATGTGATGTAATATAATGGCACCACTAAGTTTACCAACATCTCTTCTAAAAAAGTATCTTAAAAATTCCCCAACATTAATACATGTTgttattgttaaatttgtttctCCATTAATGGGTATCTTAAGAACACATGTTCAACTATTGGGCAAATAACATTTTAAACCTTATATTTTAGAATTGGTTTCAAATTACACCTTATAGTTTCAAAAggtaattataatattaaaattgatataaaGTAGGCTTTATAATTTAACCAGTTTCAAATTTggtcttaaaattttaaaatcatataacTTTTTGAAGTTTGATTTGGGGTTATGATTTTCAGATTTGATAGATGGTTTACATTGATACGACTTTAAAAATTCAGAgttcaatttaaaattagatAGAACCATATGATTTAATTTGTAACAACCTTAAGTTTTAAGGTTGGACTTTAAAtcgcctttttttttccctgatgaTTCGATAGTTAGGAAAGGGATTTGTAACAATCTTAaggtgtcaattttttttttttttttttttggagaaagaagaCTACTAATATCATAAAAATCAACCAGGTTTGGCAAAAAGTACATCAACTAAGTGTGGTGGGACATCCTCAACCCACACCGACAAACCTCTGACATTTCTTGCATGTCTAGCTAGGTTGTGGGCTATTCTATTACCACATCTACGTACATGGGAGAAGCTGATACCAGTCATTGGGCCGAGTAAAGATTTTGCTGACTCCAATAGGtggccaaaagaagaaaaggagatTTCGTTGCTACGTAGAGAGTTGACCACTACCTCAGAATCTCCTTCCAGAACAAATTCAGTTATCCCTAGTTCTTGTGCAAAGATCAACGCCCTTGCTGCTGCCATGGCTTCCACGATATCCGATGAGAATGGCAAAGGAGCTTGTTCAGACAATGAGGCGATCATACTTCCTTGACTATCATGCACGACCACACCCAGTCCAGCCTTACCTAGCTCCGGAAAAGAGGCTCCATCAAAATTCAGTTTAAAGCAGTTTGGTGAAGGCGGGCACCACCGTGTGCGAGGCTGGGTTCGCTGAGTTGCTGAAGGTTGACTGAGGGACTGTTGGCTGTGTTGGAAAGTAGACAACGCCTGAGTAGCTTGTTAGATGACCTGTGATCGTGGAAAATCAATGGAGCTGACACGTAGCTGGTTGCGTCGATGCCAAATCGTCCACATGACCATGGTCATTAGTTCCAcgtttttccttttctcatgAAACACGCTAATCAGGTCTTTGGTGCTTGAGATTGCATGTTGTCACCGGCTTTCAAAACCTGGAACGGCCTCCCATATTACATCAAGCATAGCACATTCCCAAACAACATGAAGTGCTGTCTCAGACTCCACACCACAGTGCTCGCATTTGTCTTCCATTAAGATCTTCTTCCTCATCAGATTGTGTTTTGCTGGTACAGCTTCCTTGCATACTCTCCACATGAAATGCCGCACCTTATTAGGAACATTAAGGCCCCAAATCTGCTTCCAAAGACCACTTTGCTACTGCTGGTTGGTTGTAGGAACCTGCACAGAATTGAGTTTAGTTAGAAATTTAGAACCGAGTTTACAGTATACTTACCTAAGGAGGTGAAGGGCCAAATGATCTTATCCTCCACCGGAGTACGACTTAAAGGAATGCTAAGGACTAGAGCAGCTTCTTCTGGTAACAGTAGTCCATGGACTAAGTGTGAGTCCCATGTTCTTGTGAGTGGGTTGATGAGGTCGAAGACCCTCCCCCCTTCAAAGCCTGGAGTGATATCAGATAGGACTCTTGGATGCTCCACAGATGGTAACCATGCATCGTTCCATATGCTAATTTGTCCTAAAA
It encodes the following:
- the LOC126690263 gene encoding uncharacterized protein LOC126690263; amino-acid sequence: MEDKCEHCGVESETALHVVWECAMLDVIWEAVPGFESRQQSLSQPSATQRTQPRTRWCPPSPNCFKLNFDGASFPELGKAGLGVVVHDSQGSMIASLSEQAPLPFSSDIVEAMAAARALIFAQELGITEFVLEGDSEVVVNSLRSNEISFSSFGHLLESAKSLLGPMTGISFSHVRRCGNRIAHNLARHARNVRGLSVWVEDVPPHLVDVLFAKPG